GCCCCCGGCCGCGACCAGGTCCTCGTGCCGGCCACGTTCGACGACCGAACCGTGGTCGAGGACCACGATCTCGTCGCTGTCGCGCACCGTGCTCAGCCGGTGGGCGATCACGACGCACGCACAGCCGCGCCGCCGCAGATTGTCGATGATGGTCTGCTCCGTCTGCGCGTCCAGAGCACTCGTCACCTCGTCGAGGACCAGGATGCTCGGCCGCCGGACCAGTGCCCGCGCGATCTCCAGACGCTGCCGCTGCCCGCCCGAGAAATTACGGCCGTCCTGCTCGACCCGGCTGTGGATGCCGTCCGGCCGCCGTGCGATGACGTCGTCGAACAGGGCGGCGTCCTTCAGGGCGGTGACAACGGCCTCGTCGGTTATCGACGGGTCCCACAGCGCCACGTTGTCCCGGACCGTGCCTTCGAAGAGGAAGACGTCCTGGTCGACGAAGGAGACCGAGGCGGCCAGCGTGCTGCGGGAAATGTCCTCCAGGCGCTGCCCGTCGATCCGGATCGTCCCCTCCCACGGGCTGTAGAGGCCTGAGATCAGCCGCGAGACGGTGGACTTGCCGCTCCCGGATCCACCGACGAGCGCGACCTGCCGGCCCGGACCGACGGTCAGCGAGAAACCGGTGAGCAGCGGCTTGTCCAGCGGGCTGTAGCCGAAGGTGATGTTCTCCAGCGTCACATGGCCCTTGAGCCTGCGGGTGCTCGCGTCCCGTTCGCGGCGCGAGTAGAGCGAGTCGACCGGGAAGCTCTCGACATCCTTCAGCCGGGCCACATCGGCGGCGAAGTCCTGGATTCTGCCCGCCACTCCGTTCAGCCGGGTGATCGGCGCGGTGAACCGGGTCACCAGCGCCTGGAAGGCGACGAGCAGACCGATCGAGATATGGCCGTCAACCGCCCGCAGTCCGCCGATCCAGAGGATCAGCGCGCTGTTGAGCGCCGCGAGGGTGGGGGCGACGACGGCCAGTGCGGCGCTCGGCACGCCGAGGCGCTGCTGTTCCTCCAGCGTGGTGGCGTGCTGACCCGCCCAGCGGCGGAAGTAGCCGTTCTCACCGCCGGTGGCCTTCATGGTCTCGATCAGCTGAAGGCCGGTGTACGAGGTATTGGTCAGCCGGGCGCTGTCCGCGCGCAGCTTCTGGGTGTGGGTGGCCCGCAGCCGGATGACGATGCGCATCGCGACCACGTTGAGCAGCGCGATCAGCACGCCGATGACGGTCAGTTGAGGGTCGTACGTCCACAGCAGCAGGGCGTAGAGAATCACCACGACCCCGTCGACACCCGCGGCGGCGAGGTCTCGCGCCAGTGTTTCGGCCACCGCGTCGTTGGACTGCAGACGCTGGACCAGATCGGCCGGGCTGCGCTGGGCGAAGAAGGTGACCGGCAGTCTCAGCAGATGCCGCAGGAACCGGGCGCTGCTGAGCGTGGAGGAGATGATGCGTCCACGCAGCAGGTTCGCCTGCTGGAGACCGGTCAGTACGGCGGTGAGTACGACCATCGCGGCCATCGAGGCGAAGAGCGGTCCCAGCAGCGAGGTCTGATTGCCGATCAGGAACATGTCGATGTACGTACGGCTCAGCGCGGGCAGGGCCGCGCCGACCGCGACGAGCAGGAGGCTGGCCAGCAGCGAGGCCAGCAGAGTTCCCTTTGTGCCGCGCATCCTCGCCGGCACGGCGCCCATGACTCCCGGCTTGCGGCCGCCACGGCGGAAGTTGTCGGCGGGCTCGAAGACCAGGGCGACACCGGTGAAGCTGGTGTCGAAGTCCTCCATCGCCACGAAGCGGCGGCCCTTGTCGGGGTCGTTGATGTGTACGCCCCGGCGGCCGAGCTTGCGTCCCATGCCGTCGTAGACGACGTAGTGGTTGAACTCCCAGAACAGGATGGCCGGCGCCTGCACCTCGGCGAGCGCTGCCGGTTCCATCTGCATGCCCTTGGCCTGCAGACCGTAACTGCGGGCGGCCTTCAGCAGATTGCTGGCCCGCGAGCCGTCCCGGGAGACGCCGCACGCGATGCGCAGCTCCTCGAGCGGGACATGCCGCCCGTAGTGCGCGAGCACCATGGCCAGCGACGCGGCACCGCACTCCAGGGCCTCCATCTGGAGGACGGTGGGCGTGCGAACGGCCCTCCGCTTCTTGACCTTGGGGGCGGGGGAGGGGGCACGGCGCGCGCGGCGAGGGGCCGGCGCGTTTTCGGGGCGGTGCCGCCCGCGGCCCGCCGGCGGCAGTTGCTGCTGCGCGGTCATGGAAGCAGCCAATCGATCGGATGCTGCTCGGCCAGGTGGATGGCGCCGGTGGCCAGGGTCATGGAGTCGACCGCGTACGGCGGCCCGTCCGAAGAGGACCAGGCGTAACCGGACTTGGTCCGCGACGACCGGTCCAGGCGCACCAGGACCGAGACGGGCTGGCCGTGCTGCGAGAACTGCTCGCCCAGCTGGCTGCTGCCGAGGAGGGCGGTGATCCGCTGGCGGGTCTGGGCGGTCCGGCCGACGGCCTTCACCTTGCCGCGCAGCACGCCGTACTGCTGCGTCGGCACCGACTGGACGGTGAGATCCACCGTGGCGCCGACCGGCACTGTCGATCCGCTGTCGGCCGGCACGTACAACATCGCCATCAGGGGATCGTCGGCCTTGTCGACCCGCTCCACGGCCGCCACGTCCGATCCGGTCGTGACCACGGAGCCGATCGTGGCGGCGAGTGTGGTCAGCCGTCCCGCGGCGATCGTGCGGACGACGGTGCTGCCCTGTGCCGTACGGACCTTGATGAGAGGGGTGTTGGCGGGAACTCGCCGGCCTTCCTCGGCGAGCACCTCGGTGACCTGGCCGGCGACGGGGCTCTGCAGGACGTAGCTGCCCTGCGCGTGAGTGAGGATTCCGGGTGCGCCGATGGTGGACGACACGGAGCCGGTCAGGGCCCAGACGGTTGCCGCGATCATGACGATGACCGTGACAGTCAGGACGAGCCAGCCCTGGGGCCGGGCGAAACGCACCGGCAGATCGATGTCCTCCGGCGACTGCAGCTTGGAAAGGGCCTGTTGGCGGAACTGCACGACACTCTTCCCTCAACTGCACTGGTTCTATGGGGTATCAGCGCGGCTCTCGTGACCGCGCGGGTGGCGGCCGCATGCCCCGGACCCGTGGGGGAATCCGGGGCATGAGACCCGGCCGGTCGACAAGGAGGGGAAGTCGACGGACCGTAGTCACCGCAGCTGGCTGTGCCGCTCAACGGCACAGAACCTGCTCAGAGACCGGCGGCCAGGCCCGTGATGCCGGCGGTGTTGAGACCGGTGAGGCCCTCGGCGGTGCCGACGACGGAGCCGACGGTGCCGGAGGTGGCGCCGATGACACCCGAGACCGGGACGACGGAGTCGACGGTGCCGGTGAGGGCGCCCGCAGCCTGGCTCACCAGACCACCGGACACGTTGTCCAGGTCGGCGTCGGAGATTACCTGGGTCTCAACCTGGGGGGTGGAGTTCATGATGAGCTTCCCTTCGCATGACTAACTCGAATTGCTGCGATGGAGTCTTTCAACTCCGGCAGTGCGAAGGATCAAAGCACGCAGGCGCGTTGCGCAGCGAATCGGACAGCTTTCAACCAGGGCGGTATGAGGCCACCGAATTACGTCGCGTGCACGTGTATCCATGAGTTGGTGCCAACTTCTTCACGTACTCGCACAGCTCAATTCCGCTGGACCGGCGCCCTCTTGCCAGGGAAGTGGACATTTCTACATCAAACGACAGACGGGCAGGTCAGCGCGGGAGGGGCTCGCTGAGGCCGTGTGACGCCTGCGTATTACGTGTGCAGATTTACTGAAGAACTCCTCCGCGCGTCAGGTCTCGTACGCGCCGCGGGCGTCAGTGTGTAGGGAGTGTTTCCGGCGGGTGTTGAGAAGGTGTTACTCGGTCTTATGGGTGCCTCATTTCGGAGAGGCTGGAAGGGGCGTCCGGGGAAGTGAAATAGCCGTATAACGGAGTCGCGCCTGATCCGAGTGGAATGGTCGATTCCGGGGGAAAGTGCGGTGTGTGACGTCTCGGCACCATTGACAACCTGACGGACCGTCAGGATCGTGTGCGCATGGCGAAGATGCGCACGCGTCTCATCGGTGTCCTCATCCTGCTGACCGCGTCCCTGACCACCCGAGGCGCGCCGTCCGCCGCCGCGTCCCCGACCGCCGAAGGTGTGGCCGCCGCGCCCCCCGGCTCGCTCTGGTTCGACGAGCAGGCCGCCACCGCCTTCACCGTCGACCACGGCCGCTTCACCGACGGTCTCGGCCGCGAGGTCGTACTCCGTGGCTACAACGTCTCCGGAGAGACCAAGCTCGAGGAGAACGGCGGACTGCCCTTCGCCTCCGTCGCCGACGCCGAGAAGTCCGCGACCGCGCTGCGTGCGCTCGGCGGCGGCAACAGCGCGCGCTTCCTGTTGTCGTGGGCCCACGCCGAACCCGTACGAGGCCAGGTGGACCGCGTGTATCTTGCCGCCGCCACCGCACAGATGCGGGCCTTCATCAAGGCCGGCATCCGCGTCCATCCCGACTTCCACCAGGACCTCTATTCCCGGTATCTCTTCAACGAGGGCAGCTGGTACACGGGCGACGGCGCCCCGAAGTGGGTCGTCGAGGCAGGCGGCTATCCACGGGAGTCGTGCGGGATCTGCCTCTTCTGGGGCCAGAACATCACCCAGAACGAGGCCGTGAAGCGGGCGACGTACGACTTCTGGCACAACCGCGGCGGCGTCCAGGACGCCTTCCTGGCGACGGCTCAGGCGACGATGGCCTACTTTGCCGAGCACCTCGACGCCGCCGAGTTCGCGGCGGTCGCGGGCTTCGACCCGTACAACGAGCCGCACGCCGGCACGTACGACTCCGGCCAGACCAGCCGCATGTGGGAGCGGGACGTGCTCTGGCCCTTCTACACGAGGTTCCGGGCGCGCATGGACGCGGCCGGGTGGCAGGGCAAGCCCGCCTTCGTGGAGCCGAACCTCTTCTGGAACTCCAACCTCTCCTTCCAGAAGCAGGAGGGCGGCCTCCTCGACGCGGGCGCCATCGGCCCGCGGTATGTCTTCAACACCCACTTCTACGACCAGAAGGCGATCTCCGGCGTCTTCATGTGGGGCAAGGCGAAGGACGGCCAGTACGCGGGCGACTTCGGTACGGTCCGCGACCGCGCGGCGGGAGCGGGAACAGCGGCCGTCGTCAGCGAGTTCGGCCATCCGCTGACCGGGACGGTCTCCGACAAGGCCTTGACGGTCGGCAAGGCGATGTACCAGGCCCTGGACTCCCGGCTGCCCGGCGCCGGCTGGTGGTCGAAGCCGGAGCGGTCGGGGCCGGTGCTGTCCGGTACGCAATGGCAGTGGGACATCTACCACGGCCGCCACCACGAGCTCATGAACGGCAACCCCGGCAAGGTCCTGACCGCCGCCGACGCGTGGAACGACGAGGACCTGTCGGCCGTCCGCCTCGACGACTCCGGCACCGCCGTGCTGCGCCAGGACGGCCGGCTGCTGGACCGCATCTACCCCAGTGCCACGGCGGGGCAGACCGTCGCCTTCACCTACGAGGACCGCTCCCGCGACGGCTCCACCACACTCACCTGGAACCCCGTCCCGAAATCGCTCCCGCGGGTCTCGGAGCTCGTCGGTTCGGGCCAGTACGCCCTGCTCCTCTGGAAGTCGAACGCCTCGGCGGCCCCCACGGAGCTGCACCTCCCCGCCTCGTTCGACCCCGCCCGGACGACGGTGGTCTCCGACCTCGGCAAGGCTCACGGCCTCCCGTCGTACGACCGGGGCACCCCCATCGCCGCGGCTCCCGAACCCGGCGGCCCCGGCAGCCGCCGCCTCCTGCTCACCGCACCGAACGCGACGGCGCTCCACTACGCCCTGATCACCAATGGCGCGGCGGCGCCCTCCGCCGAACTGCTGCAAGCGGCGCGAGAGGAACTGGCAGCGTGGTCCAAGGGCCGCGGGTGAATTCCTGATGTCCCACGGCCGGGGACAGGGTGCCGGGGGCGGTGACCGACTCGGCAGGCGCCGGGGCGAGCGCGGTGAGACCGGGTCCGGCGCGTCAATCACCGCGGTGGTCCGCTGAGCGGCGCGTTGCGGTAAGACCCCCTGGGGGATCGGGCATTCTGGCGTGACCATGCGGATGCTCCTTCTGGCCGTGGTGGTGCTCGCGGCCGCGAATACGCTCGTCAACCGGCTCGGGCCCGACCTGTACGTCCCTGTCTGCGTGACCACGGCCGCCGCGCTCGTGCTGATCGCCCGGCGGGCCGGGATCACCTGGGACGAGCTGGGGCTCGGCCGTGCGTCGGCGCGGAGAGGCCTGCGCTGGGGACTTCTCCTGGCCGGAGCCGTCGTTCTGGTCTATCTGGTGGCGCTTGCCCTGCCGTTCACCCGTGAGGCATTCCAGGACGAGCGCGTCGCGGAACTGTCGGGCGGGCAACTGGTGTACCGCGTGCTGGTGCGGGTGCCGTTCGGGACCGTGCTGCTGGAGGAGATCGCGTTCCGGGGAGTGCTGTGGGCCATGATGCGGAGACGGTGGGGCGCCTCCTGGGCCACCGCCGTCTCCTCGGGGCTCTTCGGGCTGTGGCACATTCAGCCGTCCCGCGGGCTCACAGGCTCGAACGCGGCGGCGGAAGCGGTCTTCGGTACGGGTGGGACCGGGGTCGCGCTGTCGGTGGCCGCGGCGGTCGGCGGCACCGCCCTCGCGGGTGTGGTGTTCTGCGAGCTGCGCCGCCGGTCGGGCAGCCTGATCCCGCCGGTGGCGCTGCACTGCGCCCTCAACAGCGCCGGCTATGCCCTGGCGTGGGCGGTCGGCCGCTGGTGGGGCGAGTGACTCGAGCGTGCGGCGGAAGGCAGGAGTTCCGCCGCGCGGCGATGTCGGCGGCCGACCGGCGGGCCGGGTTCTGTGCCGCTCGGATCCGGCTGCCCGGGGCCGTGTCGCTCGAGAGCCGCTGGGCGACGTGGATCGGGATCACCGACAGCAGCATGAGCACGGCGGCAACAACATGCCTGCTCGGCAGCGGACATGCGGGACTGGCCGCCGATGTCGCGTGCGCGCATGGGATTCGGCCGGGCGGCGCTGTCCGCATGCTCGCTGTCCGCACGCTCGTCGTCGCCCGGGTTCGAACCACCCTCCCGGCCGTCGCCGCGGCGCCGGCCGCACGCTGAACTCCCGCGAACGCCCCCGTCAGCCGGCAACAGCCGGATCGAAGAGCACGCCCGGGTTGAGAATTCCGGCTGGGTCGAGCGACTTCTTCACGGCCCGGAGGGCGTGGGCGAACGGCTCCGGTCGCTGGCGGTCATAGCCCGGCCGGTGGTCGCGGCCGACCGCGTGATGGTGGGTGACCGTCGCGCCGTGGTCGGTGAGGATCTGCATCGCCGCGGACTTGATCTCGTCCCACATCGCGACTTCCTTGCCGCGCCGCCCCGGCGCGATGACGGTGAAGTACGGCGCGGGCCCGTCCGGATAGACGTGGGTGAAACGGCAGTTGATCGTGCCTGCGGTGCCCGTCACCTCCCGTACGACGTCCCCCAGGTCCCTGCGCACCGACTCGTACAGTCCCGGTGCACGGTCCCAGGTGCAGGCCGTCTCGAACGTCTCGGTGATCACGCTCATCCGGGCGAGCGCGTCACGGAGGTACGGCATCCGCAGGAACGCCGAGCGCCAGGTGCCGGCGGCGGAGTCTTCGGCGTCGGTGGCAGCCGGAGCGGGTGAGCCGCCGTGGTCACGGGCCAGGGTGACGAGTTCGGCGAGGCGCTCGCCGACGGGGGAATGGGCCGACTCCACACCGAGGACGAGCACGCTCTCACCGTCCCGCGCGACACCTGCCAGAGCGGCCTCTCCGGGGTCGAGCAGCCGGCAGTTGGCCGGGTGCAGGCCCGCCTGCGCGATGGCGCGTACGGCGTTCATCGCGGCGTGGACGTCGCTGAACAGCACCGTGGCCGACGCCTTGTGACGCGGGCGGTCCTGGAGCCGCATCCAGGCCTCGGTGATCACGCCGAGTGTGCCCTCGGACCCCAGGAACATCCGGTCGGGGGAGGGGCCCGCTCCCGAACCTGGCAGCCGCAGCGATTCGTTGACCCCGACGGGCGTCACCACGCGCAGCGACTCCACCAGGTCGTCGATGTGGGTGTAGAGCGTGGCGTAGTGCCCGCCGGCACGGGTGGCCAGCCAGCCGCCCAGGGTCGAGAACTCGAAGCTCTGCGGGAAGTGGCGCAGGGTGAGTCCGTGCGGCCGCAGTTGCGCTTCGAGGTCGGGGCCCAGGGCGCCGGCCTGGATCCGGGCGGCCCGGCTGACAGGGTCGATCTCCAGTACGCGGCCCAGGGACGAGAGGTCCAGTGACACCACACCGCGGTGCCGGTCCGCGCGGTACTCGACCCCGCCGACGACCGAACTGCCCGCTCCGTACGGCACGACGGCGATGTCCGCGTCCGCCGCCCAGTCGAGGACATCGGTCACATCCTGCTCGATGCGCGGGTGGGCGACCTGGTCGGGTGCCGCCGAGAGGTCTCCGTTCAGGGCCCGGACCACATCGCGGTACGCCTTGCCGTAGGTGTGCGATGCCCGGTCCCGTGGATCGGCCGACATCAGAGGGGCGAGCGCGGAGGGCGGCTCGATGCGCACCTTGGGCAGTTCGAGGGCGGAGATGTCCGGCACCGGC
This portion of the Streptomyces sp. NBC_01750 genome encodes:
- a CDS encoding NHLP family bacteriocin export ABC transporter peptidase/permease/ATPase subunit, encoding MTAQQQLPPAGRGRHRPENAPAPRRARRAPSPAPKVKKRRAVRTPTVLQMEALECGAASLAMVLAHYGRHVPLEELRIACGVSRDGSRASNLLKAARSYGLQAKGMQMEPAALAEVQAPAILFWEFNHYVVYDGMGRKLGRRGVHINDPDKGRRFVAMEDFDTSFTGVALVFEPADNFRRGGRKPGVMGAVPARMRGTKGTLLASLLASLLLVAVGAALPALSRTYIDMFLIGNQTSLLGPLFASMAAMVVLTAVLTGLQQANLLRGRIISSTLSSARFLRHLLRLPVTFFAQRSPADLVQRLQSNDAVAETLARDLAAAGVDGVVVILYALLLWTYDPQLTVIGVLIALLNVVAMRIVIRLRATHTQKLRADSARLTNTSYTGLQLIETMKATGGENGYFRRWAGQHATTLEEQQRLGVPSAALAVVAPTLAALNSALILWIGGLRAVDGHISIGLLVAFQALVTRFTAPITRLNGVAGRIQDFAADVARLKDVESFPVDSLYSRRERDASTRRLKGHVTLENITFGYSPLDKPLLTGFSLTVGPGRQVALVGGSGSGKSTVSRLISGLYSPWEGTIRIDGQRLEDISRSTLAASVSFVDQDVFLFEGTVRDNVALWDPSITDEAVVTALKDAALFDDVIARRPDGIHSRVEQDGRNFSGGQRQRLEIARALVRRPSILVLDEVTSALDAQTEQTIIDNLRRRGCACVVIAHRLSTVRDSDEIVVLDHGSVVERGRHEDLVAAGGPYAELVKEH
- a CDS encoding HlyD family efflux transporter periplasmic adaptor subunit, which gives rise to MQFRQQALSKLQSPEDIDLPVRFARPQGWLVLTVTVIVMIAATVWALTGSVSSTIGAPGILTHAQGSYVLQSPVAGQVTEVLAEEGRRVPANTPLIKVRTAQGSTVVRTIAAGRLTTLAATIGSVVTTGSDVAAVERVDKADDPLMAMLYVPADSGSTVPVGATVDLTVQSVPTQQYGVLRGKVKAVGRTAQTRQRITALLGSSQLGEQFSQHGQPVSVLVRLDRSSRTKSGYAWSSSDGPPYAVDSMTLATGAIHLAEQHPIDWLLP
- a CDS encoding type A2 lantipeptide — translated: MNSTPQVETQVISDADLDNVSGGLVSQAAGALTGTVDSVVPVSGVIGATSGTVGSVVGTAEGLTGLNTAGITGLAAGL
- a CDS encoding endoglycosylceramidase produces the protein MAKMRTRLIGVLILLTASLTTRGAPSAAASPTAEGVAAAPPGSLWFDEQAATAFTVDHGRFTDGLGREVVLRGYNVSGETKLEENGGLPFASVADAEKSATALRALGGGNSARFLLSWAHAEPVRGQVDRVYLAAATAQMRAFIKAGIRVHPDFHQDLYSRYLFNEGSWYTGDGAPKWVVEAGGYPRESCGICLFWGQNITQNEAVKRATYDFWHNRGGVQDAFLATAQATMAYFAEHLDAAEFAAVAGFDPYNEPHAGTYDSGQTSRMWERDVLWPFYTRFRARMDAAGWQGKPAFVEPNLFWNSNLSFQKQEGGLLDAGAIGPRYVFNTHFYDQKAISGVFMWGKAKDGQYAGDFGTVRDRAAGAGTAAVVSEFGHPLTGTVSDKALTVGKAMYQALDSRLPGAGWWSKPERSGPVLSGTQWQWDIYHGRHHELMNGNPGKVLTAADAWNDEDLSAVRLDDSGTAVLRQDGRLLDRIYPSATAGQTVAFTYEDRSRDGSTTLTWNPVPKSLPRVSELVGSGQYALLLWKSNASAAPTELHLPASFDPARTTVVSDLGKAHGLPSYDRGTPIAAAPEPGGPGSRRLLLTAPNATALHYALITNGAAAPSAELLQAAREELAAWSKGRG
- a CDS encoding CPBP family intramembrane glutamic endopeptidase yields the protein MRMLLLAVVVLAAANTLVNRLGPDLYVPVCVTTAAALVLIARRAGITWDELGLGRASARRGLRWGLLLAGAVVLVYLVALALPFTREAFQDERVAELSGGQLVYRVLVRVPFGTVLLEEIAFRGVLWAMMRRRWGASWATAVSSGLFGLWHIQPSRGLTGSNAAAEAVFGTGGTGVALSVAAAVGGTALAGVVFCELRRRSGSLIPPVALHCALNSAGYALAWAVGRWWGE
- a CDS encoding FAD-binding oxidoreductase, which produces MVDSTSPVTPPVSRSNSSRNRSWWGWGTADKALPDTECTALGRLVQGSAATPLPVPDISALELPKVRIEPPSALAPLMSADPRDRASHTYGKAYRDVVRALNGDLSAAPDQVAHPRIEQDVTDVLDWAADADIAVVPYGAGSSVVGGVEYRADRHRGVVSLDLSSLGRVLEIDPVSRAARIQAGALGPDLEAQLRPHGLTLRHFPQSFEFSTLGGWLATRAGGHYATLYTHIDDLVESLRVVTPVGVNESLRLPGSGAGPSPDRMFLGSEGTLGVITEAWMRLQDRPRHKASATVLFSDVHAAMNAVRAIAQAGLHPANCRLLDPGEAALAGVARDGESVLVLGVESAHSPVGERLAELVTLARDHGGSPAPAATDAEDSAAGTWRSAFLRMPYLRDALARMSVITETFETACTWDRAPGLYESVRRDLGDVVREVTGTAGTINCRFTHVYPDGPAPYFTVIAPGRRGKEVAMWDEIKSAAMQILTDHGATVTHHHAVGRDHRPGYDRQRPEPFAHALRAVKKSLDPAGILNPGVLFDPAVAG